The DNA region TCCGCGTTGAGGGGACGCTTCTCCTCCCAGGCGGTGGACATGGGGGGGGTGACTATCTTGCCGTTCACGTACCCCACCATGAAGCCCCTCTGGCCTTCGATGAGGGAGTTCACCGCCGCGGCCCCCATCCGGGACGCCAGGACCGCATCGAAGGAGGAGGGGGCCCCTCCCCGCTGGATGTGCCCCAGCACGGTTATCCGGGCCTCGTAACCCCCGGTGTCCTTCAGCTGGGAGGCCAGCTCCCCGGCGGACATGACCCCCTCCGCCAGGATTATCATGGAGTGGGTCTTGCCCCTCTGCCGGGCGTAGCGGAGCTTCTCGCACAGGTCCTCGATCTTGAAGGGCACCTCCGGCACCAGCACGTACTCCGCCCCGGAGGCCACTCCAACCTCTAGCGCCAGGAAGCCCGCGGACCGGCCCATGACCTCCACGATGAAGAGCCGGTCGTGGCTCGAAGCGGTGTCCCTCAGCTTCTGAACCGCCTCCAGGGCGGTGTTGCAGGCGGTGTCGAAACCGATGGTGTAGTCGGTCCCCGCTATGTCGTTGTCGATGGTGCCCGGTATGCCCGCCACCGGGAAGCCTATCTCGTGAAGCCTCCAGGCCCCCCGGAAGGAACCGTCGCCCCCTATGACCACCAGGGCGTCGATGTCGTACTCCTTCAGCCTGGCGTAGGCCTCGTTGACCCCCTCGGGGCGCCGGAAACGTTCGCTCCGGGCGGTCCTCAGGATGGTGCCCCCCCGAAGGATTATCCCCCCCACGGAGCTCTTGGTGAGGGGGATCCCATCCCCGTCAAGGAGACCCTCGTAACCTCGCCGGAAGCCTATGACGTCAAGGCCCCGGTAGATGGCGGTCCTGGTGACCGCCCTTATGGCCGCGTTCATGCCCGGCGAGTCTCCGCCGCTGGTCAGCACCGCAATCCTCTTCAAAGCGCATCTCCCCTCTCCGCAGTTTAAAGAGCGCCGCCGAAGGGCCCCAAGGAAATCTACTGCTTGGACAGCTCCTCCAACCTCCTGTTGACCGACTCGATCTCCCCGCTCAACTCCGACAGCCTGGACTCCAGCTCCCGCTTCTCCTTGGATAGCACCTCCAGCCTCTTTATGAGCCGGTCCGCCTCAAGCTTGGCCGCCGCCCGGCCCTGGAATAGCCTGGAGGGGTTATCCTTGTCCACGTCCCAGATGAAGTCTATCTTCTTACCCTCGGTGATGGGGCTGACCCCGCCGTTTATGACCAGCCTAACGCTCCTGACACCCTCCAGAAGGTCCTTGTTGGTCTTCTGATCGTACCGGGGAAAGAAGACCAGCCCGTCTCTCTTGCCCTGGAGCTTGAAGTTGAACCGGGGGTCGTAGTCCACCGGCCTGTAGCTCTTTCCGTTTATAACCAGGCTCACCTGCTCATCGAAGGGGGCCATCCTCATGGATGGACCCAGGTTCTCAAACTCGATTCGGATAGGTATGGTCTCACCGACCCGCACGTTCTTTAGGAAGGTGTACTTGAAGTTCTCCAGCTCGTCCTTGGTCCACATGTTCTTGTCCGCCTCCGCCTGGATCATGGCCTCCACGTACTCCGCCGAGTAGTAAGTGGCCCTCACCTCCAGGCTTGAACCCAGCTTGTTGGTGTACTTCACCGACCGGGTCCACCTGGCCATGGCGTCGGTGAACGTGGAGGCCCCCGCACAGGAGGCCAGGAGCGTCATGACCAGGACCGCAAAGCCAAGTCGCATCAACCTAAGCATGTGTTCATCTCCCTCCGCTTTCTTGTGACACTGAAGATATTATCACAGGGGACACCTCATGAGGGGAGTTTAACAAAACGAAGGGGGGGCCGAAGCCCCCCCAGCGGGTTTTACCTGCGCGGGTACTACCACTTGAGCCCCTTGACGAACACTATGGCGATCACCACCGGGGCGACCAGCCGGCAGATCCAGACCCATATGCCCTCAAAGACGAAGGGGAGACGCCCCTGGTTGGAGATCTCCTTCTTGCAGCCGTCAAGCCAGAACCAGCCGGCGAAGAGGGAGATGAGGATGCCGCCCAAGGGGAGCAACAGGTTGCTGGCCACGAAGTCCATGGCGTCCAGGAAGTCCTTGCCGGCTATCTTGGGGAAGTGCCCTCCCAGAGACAGGGCGGAGGGGACCCCCAAGAGGAAGATAACCAGCCCCAGAACCCAGGAGGCCTTGGCCCTGTCCCAGCCCAGCTCGTCCTTGAAGTAGGCCACGCAGACCTCCAACAGGGACACCGAGGAGGTTATGGCGGCGAAGAAGAGGAGCAGGAAGAACACGAAGGAGAAGACGGCCCCCATGGGCATCTTGGAGAACACCGAGGGCAGGGTTATGAAGGTTAGCCCCGGCCCGGCAGCGGGCTCCATGTTGAAGGCGAACACCGCGGGGAATATGGCAAAACCCGCCAAGAAGGCCACCAGGGTGTCCAAGAAGGTAACGGTAAAGGCCGCAGAGGGGAGCGCCTCATCCTTGTTTAGATAGCTGCCGTAGGTGATCATGCAACCCATGCCCAGCGACAGGGAGAAGAAGCCCTGCCCCAGGGCGGAAAGGACGGTGCCTCCGGTGACCTTGCTGAAGTCCGGCTTAAGGTAGAACTCGATGCCCTTCATGGCCCCGTCAAGGGTCACGGCCCTCAGGATGAGCACCAGCAACAGGAGGAAGAGACCGGGCATCATGACCTTGCAGTACTTCTCGATCCCCTCACCTATGCCCTTGAATACGATCCAGATGGTGCCGAACATGAAGAGCGCCTGATAGAGGATCACCTGGGTGGGGTTGGAGACGAAGGCCCCGAAGGCGTCCCCCGCCTTGCCCTGGGATGCCACCTCCATGAGGCCCGTGAAGGACTTGAGCATGTAGGCGATGGTCCAGCCCGCCACAACCCCATAGAAGGAGAGGATTATGAAACCTGCTATGACCCCCATCCAGCCCACCAGGGGCCAAGCGCCGCCCCCAAGCTTCTTGAAGGAGCCCACCGCGTTGAGCCCCGCACCACGCCCTATGGCCATCTCCGCCAGCATCACCGAGGCGCCGATGATGAAGACTATGGCCAGGTAGATGAGAACGAAGGCTCCGCCCCCGTTCATGCCCACCACGTAGGGGAAACGCCATATGTTACCAAGCCCCACAGCAGAACCCGCCGCCGCCATTATGAAGCCCAACCTGCTGCCCCACTGTTCACGATCGTTGGTAGACACCACCATCACTCCTCTTTTTCCAAATAAAAAACCTATAACCAATAAAAAATACAACAAAAACACCAAAAACACTTGCAATCTTTCCCCCAAACCACCCCCTCGGCGGGCTGAAGCTTAAATAATCGCCCCAGGACCGCTCAAGAAAAGTCTGTCGCATGGATGCAATAAATAAACCCTCCTCTCCCTGTTTTGTCAAGTTAGATATTGTCATGTCAAAGCCGAAGGCGGGGTGATCAGGTAAAAAACCAGTTAAAAAGGCCCCGGGCCTCGCCATGGCGAGGCCCGGGGCCGGGACCACACGAAGAAAACGAAACGTGAACCGGAGTTAAAGGTCTATCCGCACCCGCTGGATCGACAGGGCCAGCCCGGTGTGGGTGCAGATCTCCACCACCACCCCGCAGAACCTGAGGCGCTCGTCGCAGACCTCGAACTTGCTTGGGGTTCCGTAGATGAACCGGGGTATCACCGATTCGTACCTCATGCCTATCACCCCGCCGGAGCCGCCGGTCATGCCCGCGTCGGTTATGTAACCGGTGCCCTTGGGCAGCAGCTCCTCGTCGGCGGTCTGGACGTGGGTGTGGGTGCCTATCACCGCCGATACCCTGCCGTCCAGGAAGAGCCCCAGGGCCCGCTTCTCACTGGTGGTCTCCGCGTGGAAGTCCACCAGGACGCACCGAGCCTCCAGGGCCTCCAGCTCCTCCTGGGCCCTCCGGAAGGGGCAGTCTATGGGGTGCTGAAGGGCCCTGCCCTGGAGGTTGAGGACCCCCAGGCACATGTCCCCCTTGCGGTAGACCCCGCTGCCCCGCCCGGGCACCCCCGGCGGGTAGTTGGCGGGCCTGAGTATCCTCAGGTCCTCCGCCAGCATCTCCGCCGCCTCCCTCTTGTCGAAGCTGTGGTTGCCGCCGGTTATCACGTCCACCCCGGCGGCGAAGAGCTCCTCCGCCACCGGCCTGGTAATGCCGAACCCCGCCGCGGCGTTCTCCCCGTTGGCCACAACGAAGTGGAAGGGCCCCCTCTCGGAGGCCAGGTCCTTCAGGACCCTGGGCAGAAGCCGCCGGCCCGGCTTGCCCATCACGTCCCCAACGAAGAGGACCCTCATGACCCCCGGGTCGATCATTTGGCGTACTCCACCGCCCGGGTCTCCCTTATGAGGGTGACCTTTATCTGGCCCGGGTACTTCATCTCCTGCTCTATCTTGCGGGCTATGTCGTAGGCCAGCTTCTGCATGGCCCCATCGTCGGTCACCTGGGGGGAGACCGCCACCCGCACCTCCCGGCCCGCCTGGATGGCAAAGGCCTTGCTGACCCCGGAGAACTCCTTGGCCAGGGACTCCAGCTTCTCCAGCCTCTTGACGTAGGCGTCCAGGCTCTCCCGCCGGGCCCCGGGCCTGGAGGCGCTTATGGCGTCCGCCGCCGCCACCAGCACCGCATATATGGTGGTGGGCTCCTCGTCCTCGTGGTGGGACGCTATGGCGTTCACCACCTCGTGGGGCTCCCCATATCTCCTGGCCAGGTCCGCCCCTATGGCGGCGTGGGGACCCTCCACCTGGTGGTCCACCGCCTTGCCTATGTCGTGAAGGAGACCCGCCCGCCGGGCCAGGATCTCGTCCAGCCCCAGCTCTGAGGCCATGATCCCCGTGAGGTACGCCACCTCCAGGCTGTGCTGGAGGGCGTTCTGGCCGTAGCTGAACCGGAACTTGAGCTGCCCCAGGATCCGTATAAGCTCCGGGTTCATGGACTTGATCCCCGTCTGGAGCAACGCCCCCTCCCCGGCCTCCACGATCTCCTCCTCCACGTCCCGCTGGGCCTTCTCGATGATCTCCTCTATGCGGGCCGGGTGTATCCGCCCGTCCGCCACCAGCCGCTCCAACGCCAGCCGGGCAACCTCCCGGCGAACCGGATCGAAGCAGCTTATGGTCACCGCCTCTGGGGTGTCGTCCACTATGAGGTCCACCCCCGTGAGGGTCTCGAAGGTCCTTATGTTGCGCCCCTCACGGCCTATTATCCTACCCTTCATCTCGTCCGAGGGCAGGGGCACCACGCTCACCGCCACCTCGGAGGTGTGCTCCGCGCTGCACCGCTGAATGGCGGTGGCTATTATCTCCCGGGCCTTGCGGTCCGACTCCCGCCGGGCCCTCTCCTCCATCTCCTTGAGCCGCAGGCCTATCAGATGGGCCGCCTCGTCCTCCACCTGCTTGAGGAGCAAATCCCGGGCCTCCTCCCTGGTCAGGGAGGCCACCTCCTCCAGCTTGGCGGTTATCTGGGACTCCCTCTCCGAAAGGGACTCCATCCGCTCCTCCAGCTGCCGCTGGCGGGCCTTCAGATCCTCCTCCCGCTTGGACAGGGCCTCCAGACGACGGTCCAGGGCCTCCTCCTTCTGCTCCAGGCGGCGCTCAGCCCGCTGAAGCTCGCTGCGCCGCTCCTTGGTCTCCCGCTCCACCTCCTGCCTCAACCGGAGGATCTCCTCCTTGGCCTCGGTGAGCATCTCCCGCTTGGACCTCTCCGCCGACGCGGCGGCCTCCTTGAGGACCCGCTCCGCCTCGCTCAACGCGTCCTTGTTCCTCTTGGCGTCCAGATGACGGAGCAAAAGGAACACCACGGCGGCGCCCAAAGCGGCACCCGCCGCCATCATCACAAACGACATTCCATTCCCCCCTGTTCGGTTGTCAAGGTGCAGTTCGCTGATCCATCCGTAATCGTAGATCACCGGGGGCCCATGGCCCCTCACTGCGTATTATATACCGACCGGGGAGACTTGTAGAACATCACCCGCCCCCAAGGATCTCCATGATCCCCGGGAAGCGGCATCGAACCTCCCGGAGGAGCTCCCCATGGATGGCCCATTCCTCCACCAGACTGGCCGCGTCCTCCCGGGCGGCCTCCAGTAGCTCCAGGTCCCTGCTCAGGTCCGCCACCTTGAGCCCCATGTCACCGTGCTGGCTCAGGTGGTGAAGGGTGCCAGGCCCCCGCTCCGCCAGGTCCAGCTCCGCCACCTTGAACCCGTCGGACAGCTCCTCCAGGGCCTTGAGCCTCTGGGGCACCGGCTCCCGGGACGACAGGAGCACGCACAGCCCGTCCGATCCTCCCCGGCCCACCCGGCCCCGCAGCTGGTGGAGCTGGCTCAGCCCCAGCATGTCCGCCCCCTCCACCACCATCACGGTGGCGTCCGGCACATCTATCCCAACCTCCAGTACGGTGGTGCCCACCAGGAGCCGGGAGCTCCCCTCCCTGAAGCGGAGGACCGCCGCCTCCTTCTCCTCCGAGGGCATCCGGCCGTGCACCAGCTGGGGGTTCGCCCAGCCCAGGGACTCGCAGAGCTGCCGGTGACGGGACACCGCGGCGGAGGGACCCGCCTCCAGGGAGGGGCAGACCCAGAAGGCCCTTCCTCCCCTCTCCAGCTCTCCCACCAGCCGATCCAGCACCCGGCCCAGCCCCCGGGGGCCCATGGACATGGTGGTGACCCGGCCCCTCCCAGGGGGGGACTCACCCAGGGTGAGCACCTCCAGGTCCCCGTAGAGGGCCAGGGCCATGGTCCTGGGTATGGGGGTGGCGCTCACCATGAGGAGGCTCATCCGTCCCCCTCGGGTGAGGGCTGCCCGCTGGGACACGCCGAAGCGTTGCTGCTCGTCCACGATGGCCAGGGCGGATGCCTCCCCCAGGGCCTTCCGGAAGAGCAGGGCGGAGGTGCCGACGTAGAGCCCCGGCCCCGGTGAGGCATCCGCCCTTGTGTCCCCGGTTACCAGCTCCACCTTGAAGTCCGGGAGCAGCCGTCGGGCCACCTGGAAGGTCTGGCGGGCCAGGATCTCCGTGGGGGAGAGGAAGAGCACCGACCGGCCCCGCTTAAGATACAGGTGGGCGGCAAAGAGGGCCACCGCGGTCTTGCCGGACCCCACGTCCCCCTGGAGCAACAGGTCGAACCTGCCCCGGTTGAAGGCCTGGGCTATGGCCCTCATGCAGGACTCCTGGGACCGGGTGGGGCGGAAGGGAAGGCTGGAGGCGTACTCCTCCACGTCCGCCTCCCGGGCGGGGGCGGCGGGGGCGGCTCCCAGGGGCCTCATGCGCCGCCTGAGGGCGAAGCAGGCCTGCAGGAGGAGTAGCTCCTGGTAGGCAAGCCTCCGCCGGGCCTCCCGCCAAGAGGCCCCGGAGGAGGGCCAGTGGATCTCCCTTAAGGACCCCACCAGGTCCGGGAGGGACCTGCGGAACCGGATCTCCTCCGGTATGGGGTCCTCCGGGGGATCCTGGGAGGTCCGCTCCAGGGCGGACAGGATAAGGTTCCTCATCCACCAGGAGGGCAGGGCCCTGCTGGATGGGTATACGGGGACTATGCGTCCCAAGAGGGGGGATGAGCGGTCCAGCAGCTTGGGGTTAGCCATGCAGGGTCCCAGGGGGGAGGTCCGGACCGGGCCGTAGAGGAGGACCCGCTCCCCCGGCTGGGGCACCATGGGTCGGGGTCCGAAGACGAAGACCCACATGGTGCCCCCTCCGCCGGTCACCGGGTACCTCATGCCCCGGCGACCCATCATGGGGGAGGGTCTGCCGGCGGATCCCTCCACCAGGCACCTCCTGCCCGGCAGGGCCTCCGCGGGGGTGACCGGGCGGCGCAGGTCCTCGTAGCGCCTGGGGAGGAAGAGGAGGAGGTCCCCCAATGTGCGGATCCCCTCCTCCTCTAGGGCGGCGGATCGTTTGGGGCCCACACCCTTCAGGGACCCTACCGGGAGATCCGAGCAGATCAGGCCCCCTGTCCCTCCCGGGCGTCGCCGAAGATGTCCAGCACCTCGAAGGGGGCCTCCTGGACGTTGAAGGGGTCCTCGGGAATGGGGATACGCTCCACCTTCGGGGGCTTAGCCTCCCGGATCTGCGGGTCCGCCATGGGGGCCCCCTCCCGGTGGACCTCCGGGTCGCACATGCCCGATGGGGCCTCCTCCCGGATCATCATGTCGAACTTGGAGAGCATGGCCCGGAACTCCGCCACGTACTGGCAACGCACCTGGGTGAGCCGGTTCATCTCCCGGCGGAGGGAGCTCACCTGGGCCTCCGCGTCGGCGATCATCTTCTCCGCCCGGGCCTTGGCATCCGCCAGGATCGCCTCCGCCTGCTGATGGGCGGCCCGGACCCGCTCCTCCGCGCTCCGCTGGGCCAGGATCAGCGCCTCGTTCAGGGACTCCTTCAGGCCCTTGAACTCCTCCATCTGCTCCTTCATGGTCTCCAGGTCCCGCTCCAGCTCCTTGTTCCGCTGGATGTAGGCCTGGAGGCTCTCCGCCACCTGGTCCAGGAAGTCGTCCACCTCCGCGGTCTCGTACCCCCTGAAACCCCTCTTGAACGACTGGTTCACCACGTCTAAGGGCGTAAGATAGCTCAAACCGGTTCCCTCCCTAAGGTCTTTAAAGCCGGGGCTTGAACCCAGTGCCCCATGGCCCCATATTATAAAACATAATCACAAATTTAAAATCCCCTCCTGGGGCCGAAGAGGCAGGTGCCCAGCCGGACCATGGTGCTCCCCTCCATCACCGCCAGGGGGTAGTCGGAGCTCATGCCCATGGAGAGCTCCGGCAGATGGATCCCCAGGGCGGCCTCCAGCTGGTCCCTGAGCCTCCGGAGGGAGGCGAAGGAGGCCCGGATCCTGGCCTGGTCATCCACCAGAGGTCCCACCCCGAAGAGCCCCCTCAGCTCCAGCCGCTCGCACCGGGAGAGTATCATCTCCCCCAGGGGCTGTGCCAGGTCCGGGCTCACCCCGTGCTTGGAGGCCTCGCCGGAGATGTTGACCTCCATCAGGACCGGGCAGCGGGCGTCCGGGGTCTCCATCAGGACCCGGTTCAGGGAGCTGGCCAGCTCCAGGCTGTCCACCGTGTGGACCTGGTGGAAGGTCTCCAGGGCCTTTCGTACCTTGTTCCTCTGGAGGTGTCCTATCATGATCCACTGGACGTCCAGGTCCTGGAGCTCCCGCCGCTTCTCCATGGCCTCCTGGACCCGGTTCTCCCCCACGATGCGAATCCCCGCCTGGGCGGCGGCCCGGACCGCCTGGGGCGGGTGGTTCTTGGTGACCGCCACCACCCGGACCTCCCCGGGGTCCCGCCCCACCGAGCCGGCCGCCCGTTCTATGGCCTCCATGGCAGCGGCCAGGTTATCCCTCACGTGCTCAAAGGACGTCACCACAGCTGAACCCTTCCCTCCTTGGCCATCTGGCCGTCCACTATGACCGCCTCCCCAAGGGAGAGGCCCTTCATCACCAGGAACCGGTTGCCCCCTATGGGGCGTCCCTCCACGGGCCGGAAGGAGGAGATGTTCCCCCGGACCACGTATATGCCGGTCACCCCATCCCGCTGGACCACGGAC from Thermanaerovibrio acidaminovorans DSM 6589 includes:
- a CDS encoding ATP-dependent DNA helicase RecG, producing MGPKRSAALEEEGIRTLGDLLLFLPRRYEDLRRPVTPAEALPGRRCLVEGSAGRPSPMMGRRGMRYPVTGGGGTMWVFVFGPRPMVPQPGERVLLYGPVRTSPLGPCMANPKLLDRSSPLLGRIVPVYPSSRALPSWWMRNLILSALERTSQDPPEDPIPEEIRFRRSLPDLVGSLREIHWPSSGASWREARRRLAYQELLLLQACFALRRRMRPLGAAPAAPAREADVEEYASSLPFRPTRSQESCMRAIAQAFNRGRFDLLLQGDVGSGKTAVALFAAHLYLKRGRSVLFLSPTEILARQTFQVARRLLPDFKVELVTGDTRADASPGPGLYVGTSALLFRKALGEASALAIVDEQQRFGVSQRAALTRGGRMSLLMVSATPIPRTMALALYGDLEVLTLGESPPGRGRVTTMSMGPRGLGRVLDRLVGELERGGRAFWVCPSLEAGPSAAVSRHRQLCESLGWANPQLVHGRMPSEEKEAAVLRFREGSSRLLVGTTVLEVGIDVPDATVMVVEGADMLGLSQLHQLRGRVGRGGSDGLCVLLSSREPVPQRLKALEELSDGFKVAELDLAERGPGTLHHLSQHGDMGLKVADLSRDLELLEAAREDAASLVEEWAIHGELLREVRCRFPGIMEILGGG
- a CDS encoding DivIVA domain-containing protein; this encodes MSYLTPLDVVNQSFKRGFRGYETAEVDDFLDQVAESLQAYIQRNKELERDLETMKEQMEEFKGLKESLNEALILAQRSAEERVRAAHQQAEAILADAKARAEKMIADAEAQVSSLRREMNRLTQVRCQYVAEFRAMLSKFDMMIREEAPSGMCDPEVHREGAPMADPQIREAKPPKVERIPIPEDPFNVQEAPFEVLDIFGDAREGQGA
- the pfkA gene encoding 6-phosphofructokinase; the protein is MKRIAVLTSGGDSPGMNAAIRAVTRTAIYRGLDVIGFRRGYEGLLDGDGIPLTKSSVGGIILRGGTILRTARSERFRRPEGVNEAYARLKEYDIDALVVIGGDGSFRGAWRLHEIGFPVAGIPGTIDNDIAGTDYTIGFDTACNTALEAVQKLRDTASSHDRLFIVEVMGRSAGFLALEVGVASGAEYVLVPEVPFKIEDLCEKLRYARQRGKTHSMIILAEGVMSAGELASQLKDTGGYEARITVLGHIQRGGAPSSFDAVLASRMGAAAVNSLIEGQRGFMVGYVNGKIVTPPMSTAWEEKRPLNAEMMELVDCLSI
- a CDS encoding TIGR00282 family metallophosphoesterase, giving the protein MIDPGVMRVLFVGDVMGKPGRRLLPRVLKDLASERGPFHFVVANGENAAAGFGITRPVAEELFAAGVDVITGGNHSFDKREAAEMLAEDLRILRPANYPPGVPGRGSGVYRKGDMCLGVLNLQGRALQHPIDCPFRRAQEELEALEARCVLVDFHAETTSEKRALGLFLDGRVSAVIGTHTHVQTADEELLPKGTGYITDAGMTGGSGGVIGMRYESVIPRFIYGTPSKFEVCDERLRFCGVVVEICTHTGLALSIQRVRIDL
- the rny gene encoding ribonuclease Y; this encodes MSFVMMAAGAALGAAVVFLLLRHLDAKRNKDALSEAERVLKEAAASAERSKREMLTEAKEEILRLRQEVERETKERRSELQRAERRLEQKEEALDRRLEALSKREEDLKARQRQLEERMESLSERESQITAKLEEVASLTREEARDLLLKQVEDEAAHLIGLRLKEMEERARRESDRKAREIIATAIQRCSAEHTSEVAVSVVPLPSDEMKGRIIGREGRNIRTFETLTGVDLIVDDTPEAVTISCFDPVRREVARLALERLVADGRIHPARIEEIIEKAQRDVEEEIVEAGEGALLQTGIKSMNPELIRILGQLKFRFSYGQNALQHSLEVAYLTGIMASELGLDEILARRAGLLHDIGKAVDHQVEGPHAAIGADLARRYGEPHEVVNAIASHHEDEEPTTIYAVLVAAADAISASRPGARRESLDAYVKRLEKLESLAKEFSGVSKAFAIQAGREVRVAVSPQVTDDGAMQKLAYDIARKIEQEMKYPGQIKVTLIRETRAVEYAK
- a CDS encoding sodium-dependent transporter, which gives rise to MVVSTNDREQWGSRLGFIMAAAGSAVGLGNIWRFPYVVGMNGGGAFVLIYLAIVFIIGASVMLAEMAIGRGAGLNAVGSFKKLGGGAWPLVGWMGVIAGFIILSFYGVVAGWTIAYMLKSFTGLMEVASQGKAGDAFGAFVSNPTQVILYQALFMFGTIWIVFKGIGEGIEKYCKVMMPGLFLLLLVLILRAVTLDGAMKGIEFYLKPDFSKVTGGTVLSALGQGFFSLSLGMGCMITYGSYLNKDEALPSAAFTVTFLDTLVAFLAGFAIFPAVFAFNMEPAAGPGLTFITLPSVFSKMPMGAVFSFVFFLLLFFAAITSSVSLLEVCVAYFKDELGWDRAKASWVLGLVIFLLGVPSALSLGGHFPKIAGKDFLDAMDFVASNLLLPLGGILISLFAGWFWLDGCKKEISNQGRLPFVFEGIWVWICRLVAPVVIAIVFVKGLKW
- a CDS encoding YggS family pyridoxal phosphate-dependent enzyme: MTSFEHVRDNLAAAMEAIERAAGSVGRDPGEVRVVAVTKNHPPQAVRAAAQAGIRIVGENRVQEAMEKRRELQDLDVQWIMIGHLQRNKVRKALETFHQVHTVDSLELASSLNRVLMETPDARCPVLMEVNISGEASKHGVSPDLAQPLGEMILSRCERLELRGLFGVGPLVDDQARIRASFASLRRLRDQLEAALGIHLPELSMGMSSDYPLAVMEGSTMVRLGTCLFGPRRGF